Part of the Nitrosophilus alvini genome, ACTCGATAATATAGACCCGACCATTATTGCCATTACAGCGAGCTATGGAAAGACTAGCATAAAAAACTACACTTCACAGATACTTTCAAAAAAGTTTAAAACCTATGCAACTCCCGGAAGCGTAAATACACTTGCGGGTATATTGAAAGACATCAACGAAAAACTGCCGAACGATACCGAGATTTATGTGGTAGAAGCCGGAGCCAGAGAGAGGGGGGATATTTACGAAATAGCTACTTTTTTGAATCATCATTATGCAATTATAGGAAAAATAGGCGAACAGCATATAGAGTATTTCAAGTCTTTGGAGAGGATTATTGCGACCAAGCTTGAACTACTTGCCAGTAAAAGGCTCAAAAAGGCTTTTTTGTATTATGAAATACCGGTAAAAACAAAAGAAAATATCGTAAAGTTCGGGCAAAATATAAAAAATCTCAAAGCTGATCTTAACGGTGTTTCATTCGATTTGGAAATTGATGAGCGGATATACCATTTTGAAGCTCCCGTGCTCGGTGCTTTCAACGCTGTTAATATAACTGCCGCGATTATGGTGGCAAAAGAGTTGGGAATGGATATAAAAGAGATACAAAAAAGTGTAAGTGAACTAAAGCCCGTAGAACACAGGCTCCAAAAAATAGAAGCCGGCGGAAAAACAGTAATAGACGACAGTTTCAACGGTAATCTGGAGGGTATGATAAGTTCGTACGAACTTGTCGACACATTCAGAGGAAGAAAAGTGTTGGTAACCCCAGGAATTGTAGAGAGCACGGCAGAGGCAAATGAAAAATTGGCTAAAAAAATTGACGAAGTTTTCGATCTTGTTATAATCACCGGAAAGTTGAACAGAGATGTGCTGGACAAAAATATAAAAAAAGCAGAAAAAATTATCCTTGAAGACAAAACAAAACTTCAGGAAATTTTGGCCGTCAAAACAAAAGCCGGTGATTTGATACTTTTTTCAAATGATGCTCCGAGTTTTATGTAGAGGTGAGGAATGAAGAGACTTTCATATTTTATCGATACTCTTACGAAATATACGGCATATATTGCAGCACTTTTATCTTTTTTACTGGCACTTTTGATAGTTTTCGATGCTGTAAACAGATATCTTTTTCACAGCGGCTCTATCGCTTTACAGGAACTGGAGTGGCATTTTTTTGATCTTGTTTTTCTTTTGGGCCTTGCCTATTCACTTAAACATGACAAGCATGTCAGGGTAGACATCTTTTATGAGAAGTTTTCCAAAAAGACGAAACTCTATATAAATATCGCCGGTGCGCTTTTTTTTATTATTCCTTTTTGTATTTTTATCATATATTACAGTTTTGATTTTGTGATGATGAGCTATATGCAGCATGAGTCCTCTTCCGATCCGGGAGGGCTTTGTTGCAGATATGTTATAAAATCGGCAATTCCTTTGGGTTTCGCTCTCCTTGCGCTTCAGGCTATCTCTGAAGTGATAAAGAACATTCTTTATCTCAGGGAGGCCAAATGATTGGCCTCATAATGTTTGTTTCGGCACTCATTCTTTTGCTTTTAGGTTTTCCGGTTGCTTTTGTGTTCGGTACTGTTGCCGTTTTGTTTGCTGCCCTGTTTCCTGAAATCGGACTTGAAGTCTTCAGCCTTCTTCCTTTCAGAATATATGGCATTATGCAAAACTTCACACTCATGGCCGTTCCTCTTTTTATCATGATGGGGCTTGTTTTGGAAAAGACAAAAATGGCTGAAGAACTTCTCGAGTCCATGGGAAGACTCTTTGGTGGCATTAGAGGCGGACTTGCCGTAAGCATAGTGGTAGTGGGAGCCATACTTGCAGCGGCTACAGGAATTGTAGGTGCAAGCGTTGTAATGATGAGTCTTATTTCGCTGCCTATTATGATAAAACACGGATATGACAGTAAGCTGGCTTCCGGAACGATTGCTGCAAGCGGAACTCTGGGGCAGATAATCCCGCCTTCAATAGTACTTATTGTGCTTGGCGACGTTATGAGTGTAAGTGTTGGAGACCTCTTTAAAGCTGCCGTTATACCGGGTCTTATTCTTGTTGGACTCTATATAGCCTATATCTTGACAGTCGCATGGCTGAAGCCCCAAAGCGCTCCGGCCATAAAGAGTGAAAAACCAGGAAAAGAGATAGTAATAGATGTATTTAAAAGTGTAATACCGCCTCTTTTGCTGATATTTGCCGTTTTGGGAAGCATATTTTTCGGTATTGCATCTCCGACTGAATCTGCTGCTGTAGGTGTGATAGGCGCACTGTTGCTCAGTATTTTGAACAGAAGTTTCAGCCTGGAGATGCTCAAATATGCCTCTTTGGAAACTGTGAAACTTACATCCATGATATTTATGATTCTTATCGGGGCGACTGCATTCAGCCTTGTTTTCAACGAAGCGGACGGCGGCGATCTGGTACTGGAGTTTTTCAGCGAAGATATAGGAGATGTCTGGGTATTTATATTTGCCGCTATGGCCGCTATCTTTATACTCGGTTTTTTTGTCGATTTTGTAGAGATCTGTTTTATCGTAGTGCCTATACTGGTACCTATTGTAGAAGAGTTCGGAATAGATCCTATCTGGTTTGCCATACTTATAGCTATGAATCTTCAGGCTTCGTTTTTAACACCTCCTTTCGGTTTTTCGCTCTTTTATCTCAAAGGAGCTGCAGGAAAACTTGTAAAAACGGGAGAGATATATAAAGGAGTTATTCCCTTTATAGCTTTACAGATAATTGCGTTGGTTATAATTATAGTTTTTCCGGAACTTGTCTGGGTATTTGTAGAGTGAAAAAGTTCATAAGCAAGGTTGGATATTACCATTAAGATTTTGCCATTTATTAATAACGATTTAACGGAGTGAAAAATGTTTGATATACTATATGCACCCTGGCGGACTGAATACGTTACGGGTGAAAAGATAGAAGGGTGTGTCTTTTGCCATATAAGTAAAAATCCGGCAATGGATGAGAAACATCATGTTCTTTACAGAGATAAAAACTGTTTTGTTGTAATGAACAAATATCCGTATACTCCGGGTCACTTTATGATAATCCCGCATTTTCATACTGAGGCTTTAGAAGAGTTGGATAAAGATATCTGGCTTAGAATGTGTGAGCTTTCTCAAAGAGGAGTAAAGCTTTTAAAAGAGAGATTTAGCGCGGAGGGTGTAAATATAGGAATGAATTTGGGTGCGGCAGCCGGGGCCGGGATTGAAGAGCATATACATATGCATCTTGTTCCAAGGTGGCAGCGGGATACAAATTTTATCACTTCCGTAGGGCACACGAGAGTTTACAGTATCGATTTTGAAAAAGTTTATAAAAAACTCAAAAGTTATGCGACGGAGTATTTTGGTGAGTGACTATGGTGCCCAACGTGTACAAAAGGATATAATATGCACAAAATAAAACCTACAAACATATCTGCGCTTATGCTGGCAGCAAATTTTTTTAAAGGAAACTACGCTTTATCCTTTACAGCGGTTGCCATTATTATAATAGTGGAACTTTTGACTCTTATACCGGCTGCTGGGATGATATTTTCTATTTTAAGTCTTGTTGTAACTTTTTCCATTCAGGTCTTTTTCGGAAAAGCAGTAATAGTTTTGGAAAACGAAGAGGACATAAAAAAGATAGCGGCAAATACCAGAATAGGTGAGCTTATAGGAAATTTTATCAATGTGGCGGCAGGAGTAACGGCTGCTTATCTATCGATTGGTATCGTTTTGGGAATTATTTTCTATCTTATTTTTGCCTTGGGGGGCGGAGCTGTAGTTATGCAGGATATGCAGACAATGACCAGAGAAGAGATGATGGTTTATATGAGTGGGAGTATGGGTGTATCCATGTTTTTTCTTATTGTAATTGCATCATTTTTGTTTTATGTTTTTCCTGCTGTTATGGGACTAGCCATAAAAAAAGATCGTTTTGCGGAAGCATTTAGATCCATATTTCTTCTTTTCAGTCCGACAGTATGGAAAACAACATTTAACAAGGAATATTTAATTTTTATAGTTAAATGGTCACTTATACTCTTTGCGTTGAGTCTGGTAGTATTTGCTATGGCGATGAGCATCATACTCTTTCCTGTAGTAATGGTCATTGCTTACTATATCATGCTATATAATGCGGCAGTTTATGTTTTTGCAGAGAGACTCTCAATAGAGAAAGCTGAAGAAGAGAGCGTTTAAGCTCTCTTCGAAATCATTTCTGATGATAATGTGTTCCTGTAATGATATTGAGTTCCAGCATGATTTCATCAATCTCTTTTCTTTCATTATCGATATATTTTGACCGGTCTTTGCTGTACTGCAGTCTGAGTCTTGAAAACTCCGTAGGTTTGAAAACAAGCATAGCCGAATATCTGTCCAGATTTTCCGAAAAATCCGGCTCATTTTTGAGTATTGCACCGTATCTGAGTCCCCCTCCTATTTCATTATTGTACATATAGACAGCTTCTGTATAAAAGCCTGACTGTTTGAGAGTCTGGGCATCATTTTTTTTATTTCTGTACAAATATTCGTTTTGCCAAAGTATCTCTGAGCGTTCAGAAAGGCTCTTTTTTGCAATGAAGTGCGCTCCATAGACAGTAGTGTTATGTCCGCTTTCGTTTTTGCCTGATGCGAGGCTAAGCTCCCCGTTGATTGAAAAAACGCCAAATTTTTTATGAGTTTTCATATAGCAGGTATATAGTGAATTACTTGATGTGTAACCGAAACTACGATCGTTTTTACCCTGCAGTGCTTCAAAACCGACACTCAGAGGATACGAGTGAGAGTTCCATTGGAATTGAATACCTTGCTCATTAAGCCCCTCCGGACCGAAGATTGCCTCATAAATAAGAGGAATATAGCTGAAATTCCATCTGTGCTGATGATAGGCGTTGATATAACCGAAACCGCTTTTGAATTTTCCGCCTTTCAAACTCATATCGTATGGCAGATTTGTCGTAGTTACGTATGCTTCGCCAATTTCGATGGAGTCTTTAGAAATATGAAAAATTGCATCTGCATCAAAATATCCGTCAACTTCGGAATGGAGGTTAAACTCTGCATAATTGAAGTTAAACCCTCTGTCCGGATTAAAAGGTATTTCGGCAGTTCCCTCTTCGATAAACCCGGGAATGGAATAGTTTGTATAAAGATCATTTGAAATATCTCTGTATAGAGCACTGGAATTTAAAACAAGAGAAATCTGCGGAATGTTATGCTTCTCTTTTTCTTCTTCGTGCAAATGGGCTTTAAGTTCTGCTTTCATCTGATGTTTTTTCTCGTTTTCCAGTGACTCGACTCTTTTTTGGAGCTTTTTTATAATAATATTCTGTTTTTCGATAAGTTTTTTAAGCTCTTCGGTATCTGTCTGTGCAAACAGCGGAAGAAAAGCAAAAAAAGCAATAAATATCCTTTTCATTACATCTCCTGATAAAGTTTTTTATGGTTTAAATAGAGTTGAATTGTGTAAAATCAGGAGATTTTAGGAGGTGCTCTTGAAAACCTGGAACTTGGTATCGAAGATACATAAAAAGATACAAGAGGAGTCTGAATATTTTCTTTTGCAGGTTCAAAATCGGGCAATTGTGCTGAATCGGGGATATCAGCCGCAATATTGTGCTGAAGTATGCATATTGTACAATCGCTTTTTGCTTCGCTTATATCATGGTGATGAAAAAATGAGGATAAAGCTGTTGCAAACAGTAGAACGGATAGTAAAATTTTTATCTTTTTACGGCTCATATTCTCTTTTTATGGAAATTTTTCGAAATTCTACCATAAAATGTGTGTCTATTATGTGTCAAAATGATTGATATCTGTTGGAAAGATACTCTTTTATTCTTTCGACTCCTTCTTTCATTTTTTCTATATCGGTTGTATATGCAAACCGGATATATCTTTCTGTCTCGTTTTTTCCGAAATCCAGTCCGGGAGTTACTGCTGTATGGGAGTTTTCAAGAAGTTCTTTTGCAAAAGATAGACTGTCGTCGGAATATTTGGAAATATCGGCCCAGATATAGAAAGCTCCCTGTGGCTTTGCATCTATTTCAAATATATCTTTTAAAGCTTCGTATAGAAAATCCCTTCTTTTTTTGAAAGTTTTTTTGACTTTTGAGAGATACTCTTCGTCAAAAGCTTCCAAAGCTCCATATTGGCTCAGTGTCGGGGGTGATATAAACAGGTTTTGGACAATTTTTTCCGCATCTTTTGTATATCTTTGCGGTACGACAATCCAGCCGAGCCGCAGACCAGGCAGGCAGAAATATTTTGAAAAACCGTTTATTACAAAAATCTCATCGCTAAATTCCAGAGCAGTATGCTCTTTGCCCTCATATACAAGGCCGTGGTACAGCTCATCTGATATATATTTTATATTCTCTTTTTCACAATATCCGATAAGCTCTTTCAGGTCGTTTTTTTCGTAAACATTTCCCGTTGGATTCGCTGGAGACGAGATTTGCAGTGCTTTGATTTTCAGATTTTTCAAATGTTCGGTTGTAACCTTGTAGCCGCTGTTTTTAAAAACATTTATAAAAACAGGTTTTATATCTAAAATATACGCAAAATTTTTATAACAGGGATATCCCGGATCAGGCAAGCCTATGCTTTCGTTGTAATCGAGTGCAAGAGAGTATGCCACCAAAAACGCCCCGCTTGTTCCAGGGGTGATTATTATGCGCTCTTTTGGCACATCTATACCGTATTTTGATTTGTAGTAGGCTGCTATCTTTTCTCTCAGAACTCCGAGTCCCAAACTTTCGGTATAGGCAAAACTGTTTTTATCAAGAGCTTTTTGCATAGCTTTTTTTACTCTTTGGGAAGGTGCAATATCGGGCTGACCTATCTCAAAATGGATGGCATCGGGATACTTTGCAGCCTCTTTGACAATATCCATAACAATAAACGATGAGAGGTTTTTCAATCTTTTCATAACTCTCCTTTTATATACATATGAAATTTTATCAGATATCCTTCAATCTGATAAAATAATATTATCAATTTAGCGGAGAGAAGATGCCCAAAAAAGAGCTTTTAGAAAAAATTCTCAATACCAAAATAGAAAAATTAGACTATTTAAGCAGTACTCAGGCAGGAGATATATATGTAGCCGACGATAAGTTTGTTATAAAAACAGGTAAAAATGGAAGCGGATTATTGCCACTTGAAGCGAAAATGTTACAATTTTTATCCGAAAACTCTCTTCCGGTGCCAAAAGTCTACTATTTCGATGAAGATATACTTATAATGGAGTATATAAAAAAGAGTAATACTTGTGACGAAAAAAACCAGATAAGAGCTGCAAAAAGTCTGGCTCTTCTTCATCATGTAAAAAGGAATATTTTCGGTTTTGAATATGATACTGCCATAGGGCCTTTGCTTCAGCCAAACCCAAAGTTAAAGAGCTGGATAGAGTTTTACGGCAGGCACAGAGTTTTAGAATTTGCCGAAAGAGCATACAAAAAGGGATTTTTGAGTGAAAAAGAGATTGAGCGGATAAAAAAGTTTTGCAAGAGTTTGAGAAGTTTTCTCATTGAACCGGAATTTTCCTCACTTTTACATGGAGATCTATGGCAAGGGAATATAATATATTCTAACAGCGGTCCCGTTTTCATAGACCCGGCTGTGTATTTTGGACATTATGAAGTAGAGATAGCTTTTACGACAATGTTTGGAACTTTTGATAAAATTTTTTACGATGTATATTCTGAAATTTTGCCGTTAGAGAAAGAATTTTGGAGTCAAAGAAGAGATATATATCTTCTATATCCCTATCTTGTACATGTCAATATATACGGCAGAAGCTATTGGGAGGGAGTTGACAGAATTCTTAAAAAATTCGGATTTTAAAAAGGAGAGAGAATGAGTGTTTTAATGGAGATAGCTATGTTTCCAACGGATGTGGGAGAGTCAAAAAGCAGATATGTGAGCGAAGTTTTAAAAGTTATCAAAGAGAGCGGATATCCGTATCAATTGACCCCTATGGCCACCATTATAGAAGCAGATACGGTTAAAGAGCTGAGCGACCTGATACCTAAAATGTATGAAGCTTTGGAAAAGATGGGAGTAGGACGCGTCTACAGCGTAGTGAAATTTGACATAAGGCCTGCGAGAAAAAACAGGCTTAAACAGAAAATAGAATCGGTAAAAAAACATATAGAGGTATAGAAAAAATTTAGAGGTTTAACCTCTAAATTTTCTGCTACTGTGCCGCATATTTGACAGCGTTTATATAGCTTTTAATATTTAACTCTCTGTTTTTTTTATAGGCTATGTCAAATGCCGTGCCGTGATCGACAGATGTTCTGATGATTGGAAGATTTAGACTTACATTTATGCTCTCATCGAAATAGAGGGCTTTTAAAGGTGCGAGGCCCTGGTCGTGATAGATGGCTGCAAAGTAGCGGAAATTTTTCCTGAAGTTCGGCGTAAATACGATATCTGGAACCACAGGGCCGATAAATACGTCTAGACCTATTTTTTTATTTGCTTTTTTTATAGCTTTTGATATCTTTTTCTCTTCTTCTCCCAAAACTCCCCCGTCGCCGGCATGAGGGTTGAGTCCCAGAACGGGAATGGTTAACGACTCCTGGTTGCTTATTGCTGGCAAAGAGTTGTAAAAATTTATAAGAAAGTTTCCCAGCTTTTTGGTTTTTATCTCTTTTGGCACTTCTCTCAGGGGGATGTGTTCGGTGTAAAGAGCGACAAAAAGTTTTTCACATCCTAGCATCATAACGGCATCTTTTTTGAAAAAATTTCGCAGTGCATCTGTATGGCCTTTGTACTTTATGCCAGCTTTTTCCCACGCTTTTTTGTGTATTGGCAAGGTAACGACCGCGTCTGTTATACCTTTTTTTGCAAAAAATACCGCTTTTTTGAAAGATTCAAATGAATATTTTCCGCTTTTTTTGCTTATTTTTCCCGGTTTGATTTTGAAATTGCCTTTTATATACTCCGTTTCAAAATCATTTGGAATATCCATCTTAAGAAGTGTTGCCGCCTTTTCAAGCATATGGTAATTTGTAAAGTAGAGGGGTGTGCAAAACTCTTTTATCGTATCGTGTGCGCTGAGAGCAATTTCCGGTCCTATACCGTTTATGTCACCTATACTTATGCCGATAACAGGTTTCTTCAACTAAAATCCTTTTGCCCTAATTCGTAATTCGTGATTCGTAATTCGTGATTGGTCATGGTTTGATTTTTTGACTTCTAACTCCTGATTATTTTTACCATTTCTCTTACAGCTTCTTCAAGTCCTACCCAGACACTTCTTGCGATGATGCTTTGTCCAATATTGAGTTCGATTATATCTTCAATATCGGCTACTGCTTTAACATTCTGATAGTTAAGACCGTGTCCGGCTGCAACTTCGAGTCCTGCTTTTTTGCCGTATATTGCCGAGTTTTCTATCTCTCCAAGAGCGGTAGAGAGTTTTTCGGTCAGCTCTTTTCTTGAAAGTTCCAGTTCTTTAATGGAGTGGTGCGTAAATCTCAGATTTGTATAGAGCATCGCATATATGTTTGCATATGCGCCTGTATGAAGTTCTATCATATCAGCTTCGGTATCGGCGCATGCGGATATGATTTCAAAATCGGGATCGACAAACAGTGAGACATCTATTTCGTTGTCTTTGAGTTTTTTTACTGCATCATTTATCTCTGTAAAATACTTTATTACGTCAAGTCCGCCTTCGGTAGTGACCTCTTCACGTTTTTCCGGTACCAAAGTGGCGCGATGCGGTTTTAGTGAACAGATTATATCTATAATTTCCGGATTTATAGAACACTCCATATTTACCGGAAGCTGCGAATTTTGTACAATTTTTTTTGCATCACTGTCTACTATATGGCGTCTATCTTCTCTCAGGTGTATCGTTATTTGGTCGCCTCCTGCACGTTTTACTATGCCAAGAGCATCAAGTGGATCCGGATCGTTTATCTTTCTTGCCTCTCTGAGTACCGCTATATGGTCGATATTTACTCCCAGCAACATTTCAGCTCCTTTGCTTTTGAAGGTTCAGTTAACAAAATTATATCAGTTGTTTGCTAAGGGTGTTATTTTTAAACAGGGATAAATAATTTTTATCTATTTGTTATAAATTTAAATGATATCTAATAATAAAATGTATAAACTACAAGAACAAAAACCCTCCAAACTACTATCTATATTAATCGTAAGCATAGAGGGAAATATAAGAAAGGAAATGTGTTATGAAAAAAGCATATATTAGTATTGCTCTTGCAGCACTTCTGTTGTCAGGTTGCGGTGAAAAACCAAAAGAGGAAAAAAACAGAGTGGAAGTCCTGCCTGAAAAAACTGAAAAACAGGTATCAACCGAACAGACAGAGTCTGTAGAAGGGCTCTATGGCGTAAGCGCCGATGAAGCAAAAAGCGAACCGCAGCCTCCTCAGCAGCCCGGTGTCAAAACGGGAACTGTTATAGAGACGATGAATGCGGGCGGATATACATACGCCAAAATTGATGATAATGGAAATATATACTGGATAGCCGGACCTCAAACAGAAATAAAAACAGGAGACAATATCTCTTTTGCTCCTCAGATGTGGATGGAAAATTTTCAGAGTAAAACTCTAAACAGAACTTTTGATAAAATCCTTTTCGTTGCAGTTATAGCTCCTCTCAAAGGTACAAATGCCCATGCGTGTGAAAGTTGCGATACGCATAAAAACCAGGCAGTGACTGCACAAACAAGCCAAGATTCGGTACAAAAGCAAGGTTCAGGTGAAAAGATAGCTAAAGCTGAAGGCGGGTATACAATAGCAGAAATTTTTCAAAAAAAAGAAGAACTGAAAAATAAAACAGTGAAAGTAAGAGGAAAAGTAACCAAAGTTTCAAGAGCAATTATGGGCAAAGACTGGGTTCATATAGAAGATGGTAGCGAAAGCGATCTTGTAATCACTTCTCCATCGGCAAATGTTGAGGTAGGTGATGTAGTTACGGCAACGGGTATTTTAAAAACAGATGTTGATTTTGGATACGGCTACTTCTATCCGGTAATAATGGAAGAGGCGAAATTTGAGAAGTAGAAGGTTTTACCTTCCGCTTCTTTTTTCATAAAACTCTTTTTTGAATTTTTTGAATTTCTCCTGTAAAATAGCCTCTCTGGCCTCACTCATAAGATTTAGATAATAGTGTAGATTATGCAGCGATGCAAGCCTGTAATATGTAAGTTCCTTTGCCCTGAAAAGATGGTTGATATACGCTCTTGAATAGTTTTGGCATGTGTAGCAGTTGCATTCTTTATCGATGGGACCTTCATCAAGCCTGAATTTGGCGGATTTAATGTTTATTTTACCGAAACTTGTAAAAAGAGTGCCGTTTCTGGCATTTCGTGTAGGCATAACACAATCAAACATATCAACACCTCTGTCTATGCACTCTATCAAATCTTCAGGAGTTCCGACTCCCATGAGATATCTCGGTTTATTTCGGGGCATAAGGGGAGTTGTAAACTCTACTGTGTCATACATGGCCTGGTTCTCTTCACCGACGCTCAGCCCTCCTATGGCAAAACCGTCAAAATCGAGCTGTGTCAGCTCCTCGGCGCTAATTTTTCTATATTTTGGGTCCACACCTCCCTGAATAATGGCAAAAATATTCTGATTGAGGCCTATACCTTTTTCACGGGCTCTTTTGTGATACTCTATCGATTCCTCTGCCCATTTTGTCGTTCTTTTTACTGAGAGTGCGAGTCTCTTTTCTGTTGCAGGCAACGCTATAAGGTCGTCAAGTATCATCATTATATCGCTGCCTAAATTGTATTGGATATCGAGCACCTTTTCGGGTGTAAAATAGTGTCTTGAACCGTCTATATGGCTTTTGAATTCTATTCCGTTTTCATCTGCTTTTGATATATCGCTCAGGCTAAATGCCTGAAAACCTCCGCTGTCGGTAAGAAAACTTCTGTTGTATTTCGTAAATGAGTGAAGACCGCCGAGCTCTTTTACGATTTCGTCACCCGGGCGCAGATAGAGGTGATATGTATTTGCCAGTATGATTTTTGTGTCTAGTGTGTTTAAAAGGTCGTTGCTGTCAAGTGATTTTACACTTGCCGCTGTGCCGACGGGCATAAATACCGGCGTCAGTATCCTGCTGTGTGCAGTTTCTATACTGCATGCTCTTGCCGTACCGTCTGTATGGTCGATTTTAAATTTCATTGTCTGCCTTATGATATAATTCATCATTAATACAAAATATTACAAAATTATCATTTTTTAGAGGAATATATGAAAAACATTCTTATACTTGCCGACGGTATTGTAGCAAAACATTTTTTAGAAAGAGTTATTGAAAATTACGCTACTGAGAATAACTATAATGTGGTCTACTATAATGAAAAAGTTTTACCAAAATCCAGAAACTCTAATATGAAATTCTTTTTTTTCGATCCTACAAGCTACGTAAAACTTTCTCAGCTTTTCGATGAGGATTTTCATCAGGTTCATATTATTATGGCCAATAAAATCGATACTATTGCATCATATAACAATATAAGGAAGCTGAGCAAACAGGTAAACATTGTTCTTTTCGATAAATGGAATCTTGAAATAGAAGACCAAAATCTTATAAAACTTGACGCAAATGAGATTCTTGCAAACAGGCTGATAGATTTTCTGCCAAATATACCCATCGTAGCACAAAATGTCGGTCTTGGTATTGGCGAAATTATGGAGGTTCTAGTACCTTTCGGAAGTTCTTATGTATATAGGCATATCGGTTCAATTGAACAGAAAAAATGGAAAATTGCGGCCATTTACAGAAACAACAGACTTTTGATTGCAGAACCGAGTATTATGATATGGCCAAATGATCTTCTTCTTCTCATTGGAGAGCCCAATGTTTTGAAAAACATATATAAATCTATAAAAAGAGAAGTTGGGCAGTTTCCTATTCCGTACGGTA contains:
- a CDS encoding pyridoxine 5'-phosphate synthase, which encodes MLLGVNIDHIAVLREARKINDPDPLDALGIVKRAGGDQITIHLREDRRHIVDSDAKKIVQNSQLPVNMECSINPEIIDIICSLKPHRATLVPEKREEVTTEGGLDVIKYFTEINDAVKKLKDNEIDVSLFVDPDFEIISACADTEADMIELHTGAYANIYAMLYTNLRFTHHSIKELELSRKELTEKLSTALGEIENSAIYGKKAGLEVAAGHGLNYQNVKAVADIEDIIELNIGQSIIARSVWVGLEEAVREMVKIIRS
- a CDS encoding fructosamine kinase family protein, translating into MPKKELLEKILNTKIEKLDYLSSTQAGDIYVADDKFVIKTGKNGSGLLPLEAKMLQFLSENSLPVPKVYYFDEDILIMEYIKKSNTCDEKNQIRAAKSLALLHHVKRNIFGFEYDTAIGPLLQPNPKLKSWIEFYGRHRVLEFAERAYKKGFLSEKEIERIKKFCKSLRSFLIEPEFSSLLHGDLWQGNIIYSNSGPVFIDPAVYFGHYEVEIAFTTMFGTFDKIFYDVYSEILPLEKEFWSQRRDIYLLYPYLVHVNIYGRSYWEGVDRILKKFGF
- a CDS encoding HIT family protein is translated as MFDILYAPWRTEYVTGEKIEGCVFCHISKNPAMDEKHHVLYRDKNCFVVMNKYPYTPGHFMIIPHFHTEALEELDKDIWLRMCELSQRGVKLLKERFSAEGVNIGMNLGAAAGAGIEEHIHMHLVPRWQRDTNFITSVGHTRVYSIDFEKVYKKLKSYATEYFGE
- a CDS encoding Mur ligase family protein, whose translation is MEKILHLTGHILLILAMGYYLILNLQWYSYRLKRVILHHHNQLLHIFFFFIPLFAYIALREYVWAVLIPYVAALWLWQRKIDKKLVFTGRVKRFFAALVLFSLFFDLLCLAKFDCRVFSTILPLAAALIAGNIIEKILFAGFKKEAKKRLDNIDPTIIAITASYGKTSIKNYTSQILSKKFKTYATPGSVNTLAGILKDINEKLPNDTEIYVVEAGARERGDIYEIATFLNHHYAIIGKIGEQHIEYFKSLERIIATKLELLASKRLKKAFLYYEIPVKTKENIVKFGQNIKNLKADLNGVSFDLEIDERIYHFEAPVLGAFNAVNITAAIMVAKELGMDIKEIQKSVSELKPVEHRLQKIEAGGKTVIDDSFNGNLEGMISSYELVDTFRGRKVLVTPGIVESTAEANEKLAKKIDEVFDLVIITGKLNRDVLDKNIKKAEKIILEDKTKLQEILAVKTKAGDLILFSNDAPSFM
- a CDS encoding TRAP transporter small permease subunit, encoding MKRLSYFIDTLTKYTAYIAALLSFLLALLIVFDAVNRYLFHSGSIALQELEWHFFDLVFLLGLAYSLKHDKHVRVDIFYEKFSKKTKLYINIAGALFFIIPFCIFIIYYSFDFVMMSYMQHESSSDPGGLCCRYVIKSAIPLGFALLALQAISEVIKNILYLREAK
- a CDS encoding TRAP transporter large permease; translated protein: MIGLIMFVSALILLLLGFPVAFVFGTVAVLFAALFPEIGLEVFSLLPFRIYGIMQNFTLMAVPLFIMMGLVLEKTKMAEELLESMGRLFGGIRGGLAVSIVVVGAILAAATGIVGASVVMMSLISLPIMIKHGYDSKLASGTIAASGTLGQIIPPSIVLIVLGDVMSVSVGDLFKAAVIPGLILVGLYIAYILTVAWLKPQSAPAIKSEKPGKEIVIDVFKSVIPPLLLIFAVLGSIFFGIASPTESAAVGVIGALLLSILNRSFSLEMLKYASLETVKLTSMIFMILIGATAFSLVFNEADGGDLVLEFFSEDIGDVWVFIFAAMAAIFILGFFVDFVEICFIVVPILVPIVEEFGIDPIWFAILIAMNLQASFLTPPFGFSLFYLKGAAGKLVKTGEIYKGVIPFIALQIIALVIIIVFPELVWVFVE
- the pdxA gene encoding 4-hydroxythreonine-4-phosphate dehydrogenase, with translation MKKPVIGISIGDINGIGPEIALSAHDTIKEFCTPLYFTNYHMLEKAATLLKMDIPNDFETEYIKGNFKIKPGKISKKSGKYSFESFKKAVFFAKKGITDAVVTLPIHKKAWEKAGIKYKGHTDALRNFFKKDAVMMLGCEKLFVALYTEHIPLREVPKEIKTKKLGNFLINFYNSLPAISNQESLTIPVLGLNPHAGDGGVLGEEEKKISKAIKKANKKIGLDVFIGPVVPDIVFTPNFRKNFRYFAAIYHDQGLAPLKALYFDESINVSLNLPIIRTSVDHGTAFDIAYKKNRELNIKSYINAVKYAAQ
- a CDS encoding MTH1187 family thiamine-binding protein; amino-acid sequence: MSVLMEIAMFPTDVGESKSRYVSEVLKVIKESGYPYQLTPMATIIEADTVKELSDLIPKMYEALEKMGVGRVYSVVKFDIRPARKNRLKQKIESVKKHIEV
- a CDS encoding aminotransferase class I/II-fold pyridoxal phosphate-dependent enzyme encodes the protein MKRLKNLSSFIVMDIVKEAAKYPDAIHFEIGQPDIAPSQRVKKAMQKALDKNSFAYTESLGLGVLREKIAAYYKSKYGIDVPKERIIITPGTSGAFLVAYSLALDYNESIGLPDPGYPCYKNFAYILDIKPVFINVFKNSGYKVTTEHLKNLKIKALQISSPANPTGNVYEKNDLKELIGYCEKENIKYISDELYHGLVYEGKEHTALEFSDEIFVINGFSKYFCLPGLRLGWIVVPQRYTKDAEKIVQNLFISPPTLSQYGALEAFDEEYLSKVKKTFKKRRDFLYEALKDIFEIDAKPQGAFYIWADISKYSDDSLSFAKELLENSHTAVTPGLDFGKNETERYIRFAYTTDIEKMKEGVERIKEYLSNRYQSF